In Bos indicus x Bos taurus breed Angus x Brahman F1 hybrid chromosome 23, Bos_hybrid_MaternalHap_v2.0, whole genome shotgun sequence, a single genomic region encodes these proteins:
- the IL17F gene encoding interleukin-17F, with amino-acid sequence MTMTVLCDTAVVKFLLLLTLWLTLLGEAAAQKPPRSGDSGLCPTLEDHIVRVDIRIRRRNQGVFFSRNLQNRSISPWDYNITRDANRFPSEIAEAQCRHMGCINAEGQEDKTLNSVPIQQEFLVLRRKQNGCPGLFQLEKVLVTVGCTCVTPMVRHLHDPMADQVADQLS; translated from the exons ATGACGATGACTGTCCTGTGTGACACGGCCGTG GTCAAGTTCCTGCTGCTGTTGACATTGTGGCTCACCCTCCTGGGGGAGGCGGCAGCTCAGAAACCCCCCAGATCTGGGGATTCTGGCCTCTGCCCCACTCTGGAGGACCACATTGTGAGGGTTGACATCCGTATCCGCAGGCGGAACCAGGGAGTTTTCTTCTCACGCAACTTGCAGAACCGCTCCATCTCCCCCTGGGATTACAA CATCACCCGGGACGCCAACCGGTTCCCCTCTGAGATCGCGGAGGCCCAGTGCAGACACATGGGCTGCATCAACGCGGAGGGACAGGAAGACAAGACCCTGAACTCCGTCCCCATCCAGCAGGAGTTTCTGGTCCTCCGGAGGAAGCAAAACGGCTGTCCTGGCTTGTTCCAACTGGAGAAGGTGCTGGTGACCGTGGGCTGCACCTGCGTCACCCCCATGGTCCGCCACCTGCATGACCCGATGGCAGATCAGGTGGCAGATCAGCTCAGCTGA